A stretch of Girardinichthys multiradiatus isolate DD_20200921_A chromosome 20, DD_fGirMul_XY1, whole genome shotgun sequence DNA encodes these proteins:
- the si:ch211-222l21.1 gene encoding parathymosin gives MADTAVDTTATTEVTAKELKEKKEAEAEDVKEKTTESGDAPANGTNGAEHSDKKEETTEEEKKNGAEKEEAAPPAEETDAQPVKRAAEEEEDKAETKKQKTEENGDSKEADVEA, from the exons ATGGCCGATACAGCTGTTGATACAACCGCCACCACAGAGGTTACAGCCAAG gagctgaaagaaaagaaagaagcagAAGCGGAGGACGTGAAGGAGAAGACGACCGAGAGCGGGGACGCACCTGCCAATGGCACA aatGGTGCTGAGCACAGTGACAAAAAGGAAGAAACTacagaggaggagaaaaagaatGGAGCTG AAAAAGAGGAGGCGGCGCCCCCTGCTGAGGAGACTGACGCACAGCCTGTGAAGCGTGCagctgaagaggaggag GACAAAGCTGAGACAAAAAAGCAGAAGACAGAGGAGAATGGAGATTCGAAAGAGGCAGACGTGGAGGCTTAA